GAAATTTAAGATTTCTAAATTTGTTTTAATGAGATATGTCTCTGGTTTGATAATGCAACCGTTTTTGTTAAAAAAAATCAGATGTTTAAGATTTCTGCTTTGTGTACAAGCAGAAGTCGACCGTCACTGTTTGTGGATAATGATGCAGAAGGTGATGTTCCTGATCATGCGGAAACCATTAAAAGGCTTCAGAAACGTTGTTCATCTGTTGCCTTCGGCTGAAACTGCCAGAGCCAAGAAGAAGTTTATTTTTACTTCTACCTAGATATATGTGAGTAGTAGTAACTCGAGCATGTTAATTTTCTTTTGTATGTGTGGATAACTTTTTGTTGTCTGTGTTGTTTAATGAAGCTTGATAAGCAACACCACGAGGAACTGAAAATGGAATTGACGGAAAGTGCAGTTAATGTTAGCACCTTTGTGATTGAAGAATCATCCCTGATGCAGAAGCCAGATAAAATTGCTCAAAATGAGGCTGATATTGCCCACATTGATGAAGTTCCATGTGTAACTGCTGCCAGATTGTAAGAGATATATAACCGTTGAACACCTGATTGCAAATGGTGTTACATTTTCCTAATGCTAGCTAGTCGCAGAATGATAAATTGGTCTTTTAGTTATTGGTTAGTAGTAGTACTACTACTTCATACATCATCATCATTTCCTAGCTTCGTCCAAAACCTGTGCATTCTTGTAAATGTGTATTCACTATTCATCATTTTCAACTCTTCTGATTAATAAGGTAGTACTTGTTGAGACATTTCTGGCCATGGATCAACCAGTTGCTGACTACAATACCGAAGCTACCGGACTCACTGCGGCAGATGTTGAAGAACATGTAACTCTACATATGGCATATGCGCAGGTACACGACTGTTTTATTTGAGTGTATGTTTACATGAACTTATTGAACTGTGATTTTCTTTTTTTTTCTCTCTCTTGTGTTTACAGATAACATTGCGGAAAATAATTTCTCTACATCATGTTTTGGTAGGTCACCATTTGAACAAGCATCTAGAATGTACTTTACAAAAAAAAATTGTTCAATTGATGATTCCCATTCTCTTTTTTTTTTCTTAATTAGTTAAAATCATTGATTTCTATTCCTTCCGTTTCATTTTAATTGTCGTTGTAGATCAAAATTTTTGTTTCTAAATAAGTGTCGTTTTCTGATTTTAATGCTAAATTTATTGACAAGATTCTCATGTTTATTTTTCTATTGGTTGAAATATGATTAGATGTATAGGTAATGATGTTTTTATTTGGAAAATATACAAAATTAAGTGTTTTCTTAAACTATGCATAAACCTAAATCGACAAATAAATTGAAACGAAAGGATTATTAGGTTTGAAGATGTACCACACAAGAATTATTGACACATCGCTCGTTGTGGGTAATGGCCTAAGGCGTACGTTGGAACAAGTTAAAAATGTAATGCATATTACAAAAAAAATTCTTCTTTCTGTGTATTTTGATTGATCTCTCTTAATTTTTTTTTAAATTTTTAATTTTGGCTTCTTCTAATTTCAGGCTTTAGGTATAACCGGTAGTCGTAGAGTCGAGCAAGATTGTAAGGCAGCAGCAAATGAGGTATTGGCAATCGTACGAGGCATACAATCACACACTTTTTCCCTCTAAAGATTGAATGGACCTAGGGAGGAAAATTGAAGCCGCAACTCACGAGAATCCGTAGGGAAAAGAAAACCAAGTTTTATTTTTTTAGTTGCATGGGTTTAGACATTTATAACCTTAGTTAAGTGATGCTTTACAATCAAATCAAAATGAACTGAAGTTGAAGTTGTAGTATCCTCTGCATCTGAAGTTGTAATATATTTCCATGTGATTCTAGTTTCATGCATTGATTTTCTTTGGATGTTTGCTGCTTTCATCATATGTTAACTTGTTCATCCAACTCTCATATGCAAACGGTTCCAATGACACGTAAAAGGGAGGACACGTAAAAGGGAGCATCAACAGATGAGAAGGTTAATAAGTCTTATCACTAAAGCTGCAATTCTCATGGACACAACGAGGATGACGAGAACTTTGGAGAGGCTCGTGTGTCCTCTGTTTATTGTGAATCAGGGGAGAGAAACATAATATATGTTACCTAAGTAATTGCACAAGTTTTGGACGAAGCTAGAAAATGATGATGACGTATGAAGTAGTAATACTACTACTAACCAATAACTCAATCACAAATGTGCTAACATTAACTGCACTTCACGTCAATTCCATTTTCAGTTCCTCGAGGTGTTGCTTATCAAGCTTCATTAAACAACACAAACAGCAGAAAGTTATCCACACATACAAAAGAAAGTAATCCGCACATACAAAAGACAGTGTAAAGATACCTGATCATGGGTACAAGCGAAAACCTTAATAGGAGCTTCAGTCACATCTTCACAGAGAACCATATCCGTGAAAAGAGATATTATGACGTCAGGATCCCTCCAACCCATATGATGCTCTTGGCCTTTAACATACCTATCAAAACCTGCTATGGGCAAGTTACTTCCGGTTACAACCCAAGACTGTAGTAAAGGAAAGAAAATTATAATTATTTACCTAAAGATATAGATTTATATGAAAAACAACTACCAATCACACAAACCAATCTAATTCTTTTACATTTTAACACCCTACATATTTTCTCTTTTTTTTCTATTATATTAACATTTTACAATGATTTTGTTTAATAAAAGTGAACGTCCCATTAATTTTATTTCATATTGTTATTTTCTTGATGTGATTAATTTTAATAGAACTTTCAGATTTCAAAATTATTATCAAAATCATTTTATTTAAAAGCTATAAACATTTTTTTTAAACAATTGTAAAATATCTAACTAAAGTTTATTAAAACTAGTAAAAATTATAGTAAAGAGTGTGCTTTTGTTGTATCCAATGAAACAATTCTTATTCATAAAAGACCAAATTTCAGTTATTTATAATCAAAATTACATGTATAACAAAAATTTCATTTATCAAAGGGAGATGAATATACATAAACAAACCAATAACACACAAACATATAAAAATAAAATAAGACTTTTTGTGAAAAAAATGCATTGATCTTAATTAGCTAGCTGAATACAAATATTAGTTTGAAGTTTTTCACTTCTTTATCTTTTCTTCTTTAAGTGTTCCTTTTCTCTCATAAATCTTAACATGCAATCTATGGTTTCTTTGTCTGATTACATTCAGTATTCCAAAACAATTTTACAAATCTGATTAAACAGTAAAAACAACATGTAACAAATAGACATTATTGTACGAAAGCAAATCAAGAGATAATTCCAATACAAAACAACCAAAAATAATTAAGTTATAAAAGTTATCAAACTCTTTAGTTTGAGAATAGGTGATATTTACTACTTAGTGTATGCTATTATACATGTAAAATATGTATGGCATAAATGACAAACTCACATACTACATTACTAAAACATCAAACGTATGTCCATTTAATTTTGTTTTAGAATTTGATCATCTTTTCCATTGCAGCAATTTTGCATCTTTTCAATGAATATCAAAGTATTGACCGTAGAATTTAAGTATAATTGCTTTTGCCTTTTATCAAAATCAGTTCCTCATATTGTACCATGTTTGCGTTGCTTTCTTTTTTCCTCCCCGTTTCTTTCTTCTTTTTCCTATGCTGAAACCTATTTTCACTGGTCTAATATGATCTACCATATCCACTCTTTCTCAAACCTTCTTTCTTAGCCCTAAACATGTTCCGATGCAGCAATGTGGAACTTCGTATAAGCCAACAAAACTGTACAGAGTAGTAAAATAGCCAAACTGGAGAATTTGGGTTGCTAAGATCCGTTTACACAGAAAATTAACTTCCACATTGGCTCATGACATTTTATATGGCTCCAGTTTTGAGTTTGTTTGTGGTTTATCTGTCAAATTAAGAAATATAGGAACATGAGAAAAAATATTGTGTACAAAAGAGGATCATGGGGTGGTTTGTTTCAAGAAACCGTTGATAAATTTTTTTAATCATTATCTTGTTGTAATTTTTAAAAAAATTTGTAAACACATCTCAAATGATGTGGCAAAATTAGATTTTGTATGTAACTTGTGATTTATGCTTTAGTACACGGACGATACTTTGACCAAAATCTTGAAAGTTAACCCATAGATTTGGTACAATTTAAAAGACATAACCAGTTTATTGGTCACACTAAAATATAAGGAATATCTCAAGCCTGGTTCGGTTACTGTAAACCCGATTACAAAAGAGTGTTTATAGACCAACAAATCAACATAACCAGACATGCCTGATTACATAAAAAGCCTCCAATGGCTCTTGAGAAGTAGCATGCATCATCACAGTCTCCTCAAGCTCTTCTTTCTAGCGTCTACCTTCTTCTTGTCTGCCTGCACCTTGGCCAAACCGGCTTCCCTTTTCTGTGTCGTAGTGACCACACTCGCAGAACCTGCTGCTGCTAAAGAATTGTTAGCCACTTCTTGTTGGTCTTGGCCACTCGTTGCTGTTGTTACTCTGTTGATGTCTGCCACTGAGGAGGGTATTGCAGAAGCAGCACCAGGCGTCTCGTTGTTGTTAGTCTGGCCAACGTTTAGAGCCGTCGTCGACTCTGAGATAGCTCCCGTCTTGAACTTAGGTTTTGGTTTAGCATGGATACCCGTGTAAAGCCTGCATACAACAACAAGTCCAGTAGATTTCAACATAAACGGCATTTTCATTTCTTGTCCAAACAACATATGAAAGCCAAAGTAGATGATGACTCACCGAGCATGCCTAGCATACTCTTCATAGTTCTCAAGTAGCATCTTCCCAGCCTGTTCGTTTAATGCAGATTCTGGAAACGGCTCGATCAGTAAGCACCTCACAACCTGTTAACAACATGTACAAACACACAACTCAGTCTCAAGTCTTAAGTACCTTTAATCAAAGCAATGAAAACATAAGTGGTAAAGGAGACTTACAGAGAGGACATGTCTTAATCCAAGACTAGGATTCCAATCTTTCTTAAGCGTGTTAACGCAGATCTCTCCATTAGAAGCAATATTGGGATGGAATATCTTTGTCATGAAGTAGCCTACAATGGCAAGCAGACCCAAGAGATCATTAAAAACTTAAACATTTTAGTGGTCCTTCAACTTAAGTGAGATGCATACCTTTAGGCGGGGAATGTGGAAAATCATGAGGCAGTGCCAACTTCATACGGAAAAGCCCATTCTCATAAGGAGTCCCAACTGTAAGCAACATTTTACTTTTAAAATACATTCAACATTGTAATCGTTCACAGTGGAATTGAAAGGGATATATGATAGTGCACCTGGTCCTTCAATGTCAGCACATATTTGTGAGAAATCCTCGTCATTGACAACAACCTTGATGCCTTCCGGAGGAGATTCGTCAAGACTCTTGAGTTCCTTGGCGAGCTGCCTGATAACATTGGGTGGTAGATTCTCATTGCTTCCCTGAAAACACCCATCAAAAGAAAGACAGATCAGAAACAGGTAAACTTCAAAGGCATTTCATAAGTTTCATACAGACTACAGAAAGTGAGAGTTACCATGGAGAATACTAAGTGCAAACAACGGACCCTCCTTACAAGTAACTAACTGACTGATCAATTCGTTTTCAGGTCTTCAAGACTCAAATGCGATCAACCTGAGGCAAAACCACAACACATACACAAAAAGGGGTTAATGCTTAGCTTCCTCAACAAATTAAGTTAATTAACATTTCATCAAGTCATAGATTCATCTCTGCACCAAAGAACCTATTGAAGCTCAGGCCATTGAACAAATCGACGAGATAAACAAAAAAAGGTTTAAACTTTGATCTCTAAAACGAATGAAGAAAGACATCGATTGAGGAAAACCCTTAAAAATGAAAAATTGGGATCTAGCTTAATCGAATCAAGGGTTTCCACCAAAAACTCGATTCGGGGTAAGATGTATACGAAAATCGAAGAGATCCGAGAGATAAGGAACATATACAGAGCAAATAATCACATCCCAAGTTCATCTTCTCAAGTCGAACAAAGACGACGAAATTTTCATCGGAAATCAAATTACCTTCTCACGAAATCGAGATAGGACGCAGAGAGTGAGGAAAGGCGATCCCTTTCTCTTCCACGAGTAGTTGAAATCGAGAGAGAAGAAGAGAAGAGAGAGAGGTTCAATTATTGTATTTTTATACGAGAGAGAAGAGAGAGATGGCTTTACTATTAAAAAGAAAATTAAAGGAGCGTATCTACAAAAGAAATAAAATGGAGGGTACTTTTGTAAATTTTCTGCCAGCCTGGGACTGACCGTTAGACGTTAGTATGTCTTCTTCTTCTTCTTCTTCCCACCCGCCAAACTATTTAGGTAGCCGTTACTTGATGTCAGGTGTTCTTCAACTATATGATTTATTTCTCAACCTTTGAATTTATGTAAACCATATTTTGATGTTTTAAATATAAGGAAAACAACACTTAATACAGGATTTTAAGTACATTAAAGACAAATTATCGTATATACATACTCTGGTAACATCTGGTCCAGTGATCAAATCTTTTTGTCTAAAAGACTAAAACCAAAAAGAAGGAAAAATATATTTTTTTATAAAGGGTTTCTGTTATAACAAGCAAACATACGAGCTCTGACATTATTGTCATACAGTTTTTAGGAGGTAGACATATAATTAAGCAAAAGCTTAATCTAGTTTTGTAGAAGCTATCAAAAGCTTAGAAACAAAGGAAGAAAATAGAGATTTAAATCTTGAGGTAATGAGCAATATCTAAATAAACATTATTTAGTTGAGTTAAGGACCTTGAATAAAGTGTGTTTTGAAGACTGCAAATTTAATATGGTAGTTACCAACCTTATTAAATATGGTCTACCGTTCAAGTAAGACTCCATGATAGTTGGTTGGTAACTTGGTACCAACAGCAAATTGCAATATTTTTGTAAAATATGAAAGTTAATACACAAAAGAATGTTATATTACCAAAAGAAAAAAGTTCTCACATCAGGATTGAAAAAATAAGCCCAAAGACAACGGGCCAACTACAGTTACAGAGATCAACTTTCTCATGACCGGAGATCAATAGATCATCTTCCAATCTTGATTTGTTTGCTCTCTTTGGATATTCAGGTTTATATGCTACATTGATGACGTTCTGATTTTTTTTTTTTTTTTTTGATAAGTATGACGTTCTGATATATAGCTTTGGAAATATCTATTGTTTGCAAGAACTTTCCCGTGAAGCTTTCATTCTACATTGATGACATTGTAGTTTATGCTTTCATGTTGTGAAAACTATTTTTTTTTAATCATTGTTATTTCTGTTGCATTATCTGTATAAGCAACTAGCCAATTATACACGTTTTAAGTGTTAAACGATGTGTTTCTTAAATTGACGTAGGGTCTATCTAGTTTATCATACCCTCCAAATAAAACTAGCTTGATTATAGTTAATTAATCATGCTTGACATTGACATACCGAAACACAACTTCCACTAGGTTAAACAAACGCATATCAAACAATAATTCAGGATTTAAGTGCCATGTAGATCCAAACTAAAGTTAGGTATAAAACCTTAAATTAACCTATAGTTGTTTAGACTCCTAAGAACACAATAGCATATACCATAAAGATAGAAACTCTTAGCTAATCATGTTTCATAACGCTCTCTTCACTAGGGAAAATAGAGATGCGTGAAAATACATTAACAAACAAAACAATCAGGGATACTAATCAAATGGTTCTGAAAATTCGAAAATGTATTAATTTCAGGTTACCTGTCCATCCTAAATTATGTTTTTCTATAAAACTGAGATATTGCAATGCAGTAGGTTTGAGGTTTAAATGCAGTATCAGGCACCTCATAAGAGAAAAATCCAAACGTAAATGAGATAAACTTTCAACATGCAATATGTTCTTCATATAGTATAAGCAAAGAATCAAAGCAGTTCTGCAGAAAGTTAATAGAATTACACTAAAAATGGTAGACAAGTGGAATACACGCGCCAAAGTATGCGTCGGTCGAATATAATGATCTTAACTCTCAACTGAAACAAAAATATAAAAGAATCTTCGGATGTCTCTCTTCAAGTCTTTGCCTCAAAATCAAGAACTCTCTCTCCTTGTTCTGCCTCTCTTCTCAGAGATTGCGTTACCTCTTGATGTTTTAACTTCATCTTCACCTTATGGGCTTGAGCTAGAAAGTGATGATCTCATTTGAATAACTTGCCATTCATAGCCGGAGACTTTCTATTTTGAGTGTTTTGAGTATGAGAGATGAAGAAGAAGAGCTTCCGTCGCCGGAGGAGCTCATACCGTTATCACAGTCACTCATCACTCCCCATCTCGCCCTCGCCTTCGATCTCAGAAGCACTCACCACCGCAACATCGGAAACTCCGGCCACCCTCTGCCTCAAACCACGCCGCCGCAAGCCAACTCATCCGCCGGAGACGAACCAGCTCGGACACTGAAACGGCCGCGTTTAGTATGGACGCCGCAGCTGCACAAGCGTTTCGTAGACGCTGTGGCGCATATCGGGATCAAGAACGCTGTTCCCAAAACCATCATGCAGCTCATGAGCGTCGAGGGGTTAACCAGAGAGAATGTCGCTAGTCATCTCCAAAAGTACCGACTTTACCTCAAGAGGATGCAGTCTGGCGGAGGAGAAAGAGGAGGAAACGTCGGTGAGAGCGATCATCTCTTCGCGAGCTCGCCTGTTCCTGCACATTTCCTCCACCCGACAGGCAGACAAAGCTCCGACCATTTCATACCGTCTTTTGTCCCAATGGCTGCGACTCTTCCGCATCCTCAGTTCCTCCACGGGCGAATATCCGCCGTGAAGATGGATCAGTCGTTGTTCTTGGCTAGGCAGAGTCAGCATCAACCTGTTCTCATCAGACCATCTTCGTTGCATCTACAAAGTCGAGTGGCTAATTACGCAGAGGATTTGGAATCAGGAGCCAAGAGGGTCTTGACTCTGTTTCCAACTCGACAAGATTGAATTAAAAAAAACAATTATAAGATTGGAACATTCCACAAAATTATAGTTCAACCTTTGTTTGTCTCTGTTTGTGCAATGTAGATCCGGTCAGTACAACAAGGCTATGTGACTGGATATTTCATGGGTATGTATTTTCTGTTTCAAAGTATCTTTCATGTATAAGATTTGAGTTTGGATGAAAAGATTCACTTTTTTAGACTTGCTTATACAAAAGTACTTTACTCTGTTTCTTTCTTTTGTTTGTGTTTTTTTGCTTATGGGTTTAGATTTGTCTCCTAAAAGTTGTTTGCAGCTTTGAACCGAATATTTCATGAAAGAAATTGCACTCTCTTTCTTCTTGTGAAATTCAAGAATATGATACTAACCAAATTCATATTGTATGTTGCATAGCAAACCAAAAAATGTATCTAATATATAAATATATATTGATTGACCAAACCATTGATTGAATCATAGTACATTGTACATAGAACATGAAGCAGCCAAAAAGCAAAGACTAGACAGTGCCAGCCAGGCATAATCTGAACCCCAAGATCCCGTGCTCTCAGAACAACATTACAGGGAGTCCCTTAAGGCATCCCTTAGAGGAATGGGGTGGGGACCGAAGAAGAAAAAAAAGGAAAAAACCCTTAATTAAGGGATGTCCCTTACTTTCTAATGACCAAAAAAAAAAAAAAAAAAAAGCAGAACAAGGGACTCTTTCCCTCTCTCTCTTTCCCACCAATAATGTTGCTCTCATATCCTTAATCATACCCTCTTTATTTTAGTTACTTTTTAATTTCTGTACATAGAATCGGTTATGAGACCAAACTCAATCAAGATTTGTATATTAATTATGTATTATATAATTATATGACAAAGGAAAACTATAGGTTATTCATTGGATAGGAGGGGATCAATTAAAAGCAATGATGGTGGGTTCATTAGCTGGCATGTTCTGATCTGCTTCTATAAAAGTCAATGCCCCCTATCAAAGTCTTCATAATTATTACTTATTATTTTTGGTAGAAAAAGTTAAATGGCATAATAACAAACACATTTTTAATTATTAATAAATCTATAAATAGTTGAATAAAATTTTAGGTCTTAGATTCCCTTGGTAGATTTAATTTGAATAGATGAAACAGAGCAAACTGCCACTTAGAAATGAAAGCTTTCAGATGGGATTTTGATGCAAAAGCTTGATAATGTTAATATAATTTGTAACAACAGAGTAAAAATGTCTTGTGCGGCCAATGTTTTCAACAAGAGCAGAAGAAAAAAAAACTAAGACTACATCCTAATATAAAAGCATACAGACATGAGTTTGATCGGGACCAAAGGTCAGGGATTCTGGTGCCTGCAAGAAAAAAAACACATAAGCTCAACATGAGATACAAAGCGTTCAACAGAGACGATTAAGAAAATTTCTTTAAGAGTGAAAAGCTAACCTGAAATGATTAGGGTCTGAAGCATGCAATGTCTGGGCATAAGTCATTGTGACACTAGGCCACTCTGTATAAGCAGGAGCGTTAGTAGAAGTCATAGCAGGGTTCAAGGGATGTCCATAGCTTATATTGGGTTGAGTTCTTGGCATCTGTGGGAAAACTCCGTCATGGAAAGGAAGATGAATCGGCGGCATCGGGCTGAAGTTTTGTACCGGTGGAGTAACCCTCACGTACCTACAAAAACATTAACAGTATTAATTTTGATGAAGTGGCCTATAAAAAAAAAACGTTGTTATTGTGTACCTGTTCCGGTCATAATCAGGATCATACCGATCTTTCTCCCTATCTCTAATAATGGCGACCCGTGAAGTCCTTCCAACACCGTTCCTCTCCTCATCAACAACACTCTCGGCCTCGTGTCTAGCTGGGAGTCTACTGTTGTTATGTTTTGTCTGAACAGGAGGAGGAGGAGCTCGAGTTGAAGAGTCTTCAGAGTCTGAACTATTAGGACTGTTAAAGATCCGCGCCCTGGCCTTCTCATACTCCTCTTTCCTCTCCTCAACGCTCCTCAACAGATTCCTCTCCACACCCGACCCACCACCCGCCCCACCAGACCCTCCGTTAGGCCTCGCCTTGATGGCGAGCTTGAAGCCCTGAGGCCTCCTCCCGTTAGCCTCAGGCTGCTTCACGGGAATCTCAGACAAACAGACAAAAGGGTAGCTGCTCTCACCGGTCTTGGTGACGAGGATCCTGTTCCCGGAGCCGTCTAGAGCAGCACCGTCAAAGGCGGTGGTGAAGAGGCCGTAGTGGT
The DNA window shown above is from Brassica oleracea var. oleracea cultivar TO1000 chromosome C3, BOL, whole genome shotgun sequence and carries:
- the LOC106331389 gene encoding ubiquitin-conjugating enzyme E2 22, which encodes MGSNENLPPNVIRQLAKELKSLDESPPEGIKVVVNDEDFSQICADIEGPVGTPYENGLFRMKLALPHDFPHSPPKGYFMTKIFHPNIASNGEICVNTLKKDWNPSLGLRHVLSVVRCLLIEPFPESALNEQAGKMLLENYEEYARHARLYTGIHAKPKPKFKTGAISESTTALNVGQTNNNETPGAASAIPSSVADINRVTTATSGQDQQEVANNSLAAAGSASVVTTTQKREAGLAKVQADKKKVDARKKSLRRL
- the LOC106333111 gene encoding transcription factor BOA-like; its protein translation is MRDEEEELPSPEELIPLSQSLITPHLALAFDLRSTHHRNIGNSGHPLPQTTPPQANSSAGDEPARTLKRPRLVWTPQLHKRFVDAVAHIGIKNAVPKTIMQLMSVEGLTRENVASHLQKYRLYLKRMQSGGGERGGNVGESDHLFASSPVPAHFLHPTGRQSSDHFIPSFVPMAATLPHPQFLHGRISAVKMDQSLFLARQSQHQPVLIRPSSLHLQSRVANYAEDLESGAKRVLTLFPTRQD
- the LOC106329030 gene encoding uncharacterized protein LOC106329030; this translates as MAAAMSEKEAMVDPFLVEALQNPRHRLTILRMELDIQKFFQSPEQQQYEFPPYPTSYLRLAAHRVAHHYGLFTTAFDGAALDGSGNRILVTKTGESSYPFVCLSEIPVKQPEANGRRPQGFKLAIKARPNGGSGGAGGGSGVERNLLRSVEERKEEYEKARARIFNSPNSSDSEDSSTRAPPPPVQTKHNNSRLPARHEAESVVDEERNGVGRTSRVAIIRDREKDRYDPDYDRNRYVRVTPPVQNFSPMPPIHLPFHDGVFPQMPRTQPNISYGHPLNPAMTSTNAPAYTEWPSVTMTYAQTLHASDPNHFRHQNP